In the Octadecabacter sp. SW4 genome, one interval contains:
- a CDS encoding D-alanine--D-alanine ligase codes for MSSRTNPKVVVLMGGPSAEREVSLSSGRECAAALVKAGCDVIEVDAGHDLAMRLADIKPDVVFNALHGRWGEDGCVQGVLEWMCIPYTHSGVLASALAMDKERSKAAFRAAGLPVVNSVLAARGDVRARHVMPPPYVVKPNNEGSSVGIYLVHDAANGPPQLDDTMPDTVMVETYVPGRELTVTVMGDRALTVTDILTDGWYDYDAKYKEGGSRHVLPADLPKDIFDACMDYALRAHDALGCRGVSRTDYRWDEARGLDGLILLETNTQPGMTPTSLSPEQAAHCGISFPDMCRWMVEDASCAR; via the coding sequence ATGTCGAGCAGGACAAATCCCAAGGTGGTAGTATTGATGGGTGGCCCTTCCGCGGAGCGCGAGGTGTCGCTCAGTTCAGGTCGCGAATGTGCGGCTGCCTTGGTGAAAGCAGGATGTGACGTGATCGAGGTCGATGCGGGCCACGATCTTGCTATGCGTCTGGCTGATATCAAACCCGATGTCGTGTTCAACGCCCTGCATGGCCGCTGGGGCGAAGACGGTTGTGTGCAGGGCGTGCTGGAGTGGATGTGCATCCCCTATACCCATTCCGGTGTGCTGGCCTCGGCCCTGGCGATGGACAAGGAAAGGTCCAAGGCGGCGTTTCGTGCGGCTGGACTGCCTGTGGTCAACAGCGTGCTGGCGGCGCGCGGCGATGTGCGCGCGCGTCACGTGATGCCACCCCCCTATGTGGTCAAACCCAATAACGAGGGCAGCAGCGTCGGCATCTATCTGGTCCATGACGCCGCCAACGGTCCGCCGCAGTTGGACGACACCATGCCTGACACGGTGATGGTCGAAACCTATGTGCCCGGCCGCGAGTTGACCGTGACCGTGATGGGCGACCGCGCCCTGACGGTGACGGATATCCTGACCGATGGCTGGTATGACTATGACGCCAAATATAAAGAAGGCGGGTCGCGCCATGTTCTTCCCGCCGACCTGCCCAAGGATATTTTTGACGCCTGCATGGATTATGCCCTGCGCGCCCATGACGCCTTGGGCTGTCGTGGTGTCAGCCGCACGGACTACCGCTGGGATGAAGCCCGTGGTCTGGACGGGTTGATCCTGCTGGAAACCAACACCCAACCGGGGATGACACCCACATCCCTCTCCCCCGAACAGGCCGCCCATTGCGGGATATCCTTTCCTGATATGTGCCGCTGGATGGTGGAGGACGCCTCATGCGCGCGCTGA
- the lpxC gene encoding UDP-3-O-acyl-N-acetylglucosamine deacetylase — translation MQSTLNKSVTFQGVGLHSGRPVTMTVRPALASTGVVFCRTDILGRNPVIPALWHHVIVSPLNTRIENGDGVVVSTIEHVMAALAGCGITNARIDIDSAEVPIMDGSAAAFVRAFVDAGILAQSSPLRAIEILTPIEVVRDGSIARFDPATSLQIDFAIDFDDAAIGHQAKALNMANGTFVRELCDSRTFCRKADVDAMHANGLALGGTYENAVVVDGDAILSPGGLRHKDEAVRHKMLDALGDLYTAGAPILGRYTGVRAGHAMTNRLLRALFDTPDAWRWVTVDAASAARLPGVGVSRADLYAVA, via the coding sequence GTGCAGTCTACGTTGAACAAATCAGTTACGTTTCAAGGCGTCGGCCTTCATTCAGGCCGTCCTGTGACGATGACCGTGCGCCCTGCGCTGGCCAGCACCGGGGTCGTATTTTGCCGCACGGATATTTTGGGGCGTAACCCCGTGATACCCGCGCTATGGCACCATGTGATCGTTTCGCCGCTGAATACACGGATTGAAAACGGTGACGGCGTCGTCGTGTCGACCATCGAACATGTGATGGCCGCGCTGGCCGGCTGCGGTATCACCAACGCGCGCATTGATATCGACAGCGCCGAGGTGCCGATCATGGACGGCAGCGCCGCCGCCTTTGTGCGCGCCTTTGTCGATGCGGGCATTCTGGCGCAGTCCAGCCCGCTGCGCGCCATCGAAATTCTGACCCCGATCGAGGTTGTGCGCGATGGCAGCATCGCCCGCTTTGATCCCGCGACCAGCCTGCAAATCGACTTTGCCATCGATTTTGACGATGCGGCCATTGGCCATCAGGCCAAGGCGCTGAACATGGCCAACGGCACCTTTGTGCGCGAACTGTGCGACAGCCGCACCTTTTGCCGCAAGGCGGATGTGGACGCGATGCATGCCAACGGGCTGGCCCTGGGCGGCACCTATGAAAACGCGGTCGTGGTGGATGGCGATGCCATCCTCAGCCCCGGCGGTTTGCGCCATAAGGACGAAGCCGTGCGCCATAAGATGCTGGATGCATTGGGCGATCTTTATACCGCCGGCGCGCCGATTCTTGGCCGCTATACCGGTGTGCGTGCCGGTCACGCCATGACAAACCGCCTGTTGCGCGCGTTGTTCGATACGCCTGATGCCTGGCGCTGGGTCACGGTGGACGCCGCTAGTGCTGCGCGTTTGCCCGGCGTGGGTGTCAGCCGCGCCGATCTTTACGCTGTCGCCTAG
- the murB gene encoding UDP-N-acetylmuramate dehydrogenase yields the protein MTTDLPAVRGTLTPNRPLADLTWMRVGGPADWLFQPADQDDLAQFLAALDPAIAVFAMGVGSNLIVRDGGVRAVVVRMGRGFNAIAFDGTRVRAGAAALDAHVARKAAAEGLDLTFLRTIPGTIGGAVRMNAGCYGSYMADVLESVTVVLRDGTVTELPADALALGYRQSTLPDGAVITGAVLNAPAGDPARLEQRMADQLAKRDETQPTKDRTAGSTFRNPAGFSSTGAADDTHDLKAWKVIDDAGMRGAARGGAVMNTKHSNFLTNAGGATAADLEGLGEEVRKKVYDSSGITLEWEIMRVGEPAADCKDTKDE from the coding sequence ATGACGACTGATCTTCCGGCCGTGCGCGGCACGCTGACCCCGAACCGCCCCTTGGCCGATCTGACGTGGATGCGTGTGGGCGGGCCTGCGGACTGGCTGTTCCAGCCGGCCGATCAGGATGATCTGGCGCAGTTTCTGGCCGCCCTTGATCCTGCCATCGCGGTGTTTGCCATGGGTGTCGGCAGTAACCTGATTGTGCGTGATGGTGGTGTGCGTGCGGTGGTTGTGCGCATGGGCCGCGGCTTTAACGCCATTGCGTTTGACGGCACGCGGGTGCGGGCAGGGGCGGCAGCCCTGGACGCCCATGTCGCCCGCAAGGCGGCGGCGGAAGGGTTGGATTTGACATTTCTGCGCACGATCCCCGGCACAATTGGCGGGGCTGTGCGGATGAATGCGGGGTGTTACGGCAGTTATATGGCCGATGTGCTGGAAAGCGTGACCGTGGTCTTGCGTGACGGGACGGTCACAGAACTGCCCGCCGACGCGCTGGCGCTTGGCTATCGCCAGTCCACCCTGCCCGATGGCGCGGTGATCACGGGGGCCGTGCTGAACGCCCCGGCGGGCGACCCGGCGAGGCTGGAACAGCGCATGGCGGACCAACTGGCGAAACGTGACGAAACCCAACCCACCAAGGACCGCACGGCAGGCAGCACCTTTCGCAACCCCGCCGGATTCAGCAGCACAGGCGCGGCTGATGATACCCACGATCTCAAGGCCTGGAAGGTGATTGATGACGCGGGAATGCGCGGCGCGGCGCGCGGTGGGGCGGTGATGAATACCAAACATTCCAATTTTCTGACCAACGCTGGCGGCGCGACCGCCGCCGATCTGGAAGGATTAGGCGAAGAGGTCCGAAAAAAGGTTTACGATTCAAGCGGTATCACGTTAGAATGGGAAATTATGCGGGTCGGAGAACCGGCCGCTGATTGCAAAGACACTAAAGACGAATAA
- a CDS encoding outer membrane protein assembly factor BamD: protein MSGRSSLSKSRVLLGAALLAMTFVAACGGLDTRAPGALDNYTAEEIFQRGEYELERGQADDAAFYFGEIERLYPYSEWAKRALIMQAFSYHRDRDYPNSRAAAQRYIDFYPADEDAAYAQYLLALSYYDQIDEVGRDQGLTFQALQALRVVIERYPDSEYARSSILKFDLAFDHLAAKEMEIGRYYLRRGHYAAAINRFRIVVEDFQTTTHTAEALYRLIESYLSLGLTDEAQTAGAILGYNYQSTEWYQEGYALLTGRGLEARDIGDNWLSAIYRQVVRGEWL, encoded by the coding sequence ATGTCAGGTCGCAGCAGTTTGTCAAAGTCGCGGGTTCTCTTGGGTGCAGCCTTGCTTGCCATGACTTTCGTGGCGGCATGTGGCGGTCTTGATACGCGCGCGCCCGGCGCCCTTGATAATTACACGGCCGAGGAAATTTTCCAGCGCGGCGAATATGAACTGGAACGTGGGCAGGCCGATGATGCCGCCTTTTACTTTGGTGAAATTGAACGGCTTTATCCCTATAGCGAATGGGCCAAACGCGCGCTGATCATGCAGGCGTTCTCGTATCATCGCGACCGCGACTATCCCAACAGCCGCGCCGCCGCGCAGCGTTACATCGACTTCTATCCCGCCGATGAGGACGCGGCATATGCCCAGTATCTGCTGGCCCTGTCCTATTACGACCAGATTGACGAAGTGGGCCGCGACCAGGGACTGACCTTTCAGGCGCTACAAGCCCTGCGCGTCGTGATCGAACGCTATCCCGACAGTGAATACGCGCGCTCCTCGATCCTGAAATTCGATCTGGCCTTTGACCATCTGGCCGCCAAGGAAATGGAGATCGGGCGCTATTATCTGCGTCGGGGTCACTATGCCGCCGCGATCAACCGCTTCCGCATCGTGGTCGAGGATTTTCAGACGACCACCCACACCGCCGAGGCGCTGTATCGTCTGATCGAAAGTTATCTGTCGCTGGGCCTGACGGACGAGGCGCAGACCGCAGGGGCCATTCTGGGTTACAACTACCAATCGACCGAATGGTATCAGGAGGGCTATGCGCTGCTGACCGGACGTGGCCTCGAGGCGCGCGACATCGGCGATAACTGGCTGTCGGCGATCTACCGTCAGGTGGTGCGGGGCGAATGGCTTTAA
- the ftsA gene encoding cell division protein FtsA encodes MKELYQSQRAMRNMRQAAMQRGVIAILDVGTSKIACLVLRFDGPERFRDSDGVGSMAGQSSFRVIGAATTRSRGVRFGEVEAMSETERAIRTALQAAQKMANVRVDHVIACLSGARPRSYGLDGAIDLAGGLVSEGDIGRVLAACDLPDYGEGREVLHAQPVNFALDNRTGMGDPRGQIGQRLSTDLHLLTVEASAIQNLLYCINRCDLELAGLASSAYVSGISALVEDEQELGAACIDLGGGSTGISVFIKKHMIYSDAVRMGGEHVTSDISMGLQVPMATAERIKTFYGGVVATGMDDREMIEIGGDTGDWEHDRRTVSRAELIGIMRPRVEEIFEEVRVRLDAAGFEHLPGQQIVLTGGASQIPGLDGLASKILGQQVRLGRPLRVHGLPQAATGPAFASAVGLSLFAANPQDEWWDFEIPAEKYPARSLKRAVKWFKDNW; translated from the coding sequence ATGAAAGAGCTGTATCAAAGCCAGCGCGCGATGCGCAACATGCGACAAGCAGCCATGCAACGCGGCGTGATCGCCATTCTGGACGTGGGCACGTCAAAGATCGCATGCCTTGTGCTACGCTTTGACGGTCCCGAACGGTTCCGCGACAGCGATGGTGTCGGGTCGATGGCCGGGCAGTCGTCGTTCCGGGTGATCGGAGCCGCCACGACAAGGTCGCGCGGCGTGCGCTTTGGTGAGGTCGAGGCCATGTCAGAGACCGAACGCGCGATTCGCACCGCCCTGCAGGCCGCGCAGAAAATGGCCAACGTGCGTGTGGATCACGTGATTGCCTGCCTGTCGGGTGCGCGTCCGCGCTCATATGGGTTGGACGGCGCGATTGACCTGGCCGGCGGCCTGGTGTCCGAGGGCGACATCGGTCGCGTGCTCGCCGCCTGCGATCTCCCTGATTATGGCGAGGGGCGCGAGGTGCTGCATGCCCAGCCTGTGAACTTCGCGCTTGATAACCGCACCGGCATGGGCGATCCGCGTGGCCAGATCGGCCAGCGCCTGTCCACCGACCTGCACCTTTTGACGGTCGAAGCCTCGGCGATCCAGAACCTTCTGTATTGCATCAACCGCTGCGACCTTGAACTCGCCGGCCTTGCGTCCTCGGCCTATGTGTCGGGGATTTCCGCGCTGGTCGAAGACGAACAGGAACTTGGCGCGGCCTGTATCGATCTGGGTGGTGGATCGACCGGTATTTCGGTCTTTATCAAGAAACACATGATCTATTCCGATGCGGTGCGCATGGGGGGTGAACATGTGACCAGCGACATTTCGATGGGCCTGCAGGTGCCGATGGCCACTGCGGAGCGGATCAAGACATTCTACGGCGGGGTTGTCGCCACTGGCATGGACGACCGCGAAATGATCGAGATTGGCGGCGACACGGGCGATTGGGAACATGACCGTCGCACTGTAAGCCGGGCCGAACTGATCGGCATCATGCGCCCACGGGTCGAGGAAATCTTCGAGGAAGTCCGCGTGCGGCTTGATGCGGCAGGGTTTGAACATCTGCCCGGCCAGCAAATCGTGCTGACGGGCGGTGCCAGCCAAATCCCGGGCCTTGATGGCCTGGCGAGCAAGATTTTGGGCCAGCAGGTGCGCCTTGGCCGCCCGCTGCGCGTGCATGGATTGCCACAGGCCGCGACCGGTCCGGCATTCGCCAGCGCGGTCGGTCTGTCGCTGTTTGCGGCAAATCCACAAGACGAATGGTGGGACTTCGAGATTCCCGCCGAAAAATACCCCGCGCGTTCGCTGAAACGGGCGGTGAAATGGTTTAAGGACAACTGGTAA
- the ftsZ gene encoding cell division protein FtsZ, producing MTLNLSMPGQEELKPRITVFGVGGAGGNAVNNMIEQALEGVEFVVANTDAQALQQSRSDAKIQMGVKVTEGLGAGARATVGAAAAEESIEQIVDHLAGAHMCFITAGMGGGTGTGAAPIIAQAARELGVLTVGVVTKPFQFEGGKRMAQADEGIEALQKVVDTLIIIPNQNLFRMATENTTFTEAFALADDVLYQGVKGVTDLMVRPGLINLDFADVRAVMDEMGKAMMGTGEAEGQDRAVQAAEKAIANPLLDEISLEGARGVLINITGGYDLTLFELDEAANKIREKVDPDANIIVGSTLDTGMEGRMRVSVVATGIDAVTSQTAMPVPRRTMAQPLAQHVAAEDHVETPAPAPVAARVEEGAAEAPAQDLFDDEQYTAAEQAEDIFEPVQEEVAADDGLPEPAYQPRPEPSFEAEPETFVAPRAPAAGTPSPETMARLKAAAEQRQAPRPAHAAPAAAAPLDAEEKPRFGINSLINRMTGHAAEQQAEARPQPQVTALREEPAADPEQERIEIPAFLRRQAN from the coding sequence ATGACATTGAACCTTTCCATGCCCGGGCAGGAAGAACTGAAGCCCCGCATTACCGTATTCGGTGTTGGCGGTGCAGGTGGCAACGCGGTGAACAACATGATCGAGCAAGCGCTCGAGGGGGTTGAGTTTGTCGTTGCCAACACCGACGCACAGGCGCTTCAGCAGTCACGCTCGGATGCGAAAATCCAGATGGGTGTCAAAGTCACCGAAGGTCTGGGGGCAGGCGCCCGCGCGACAGTCGGGGCCGCCGCCGCCGAAGAAAGCATCGAACAGATCGTCGATCATCTGGCCGGTGCGCATATGTGTTTCATCACCGCGGGCATGGGCGGGGGCACTGGAACAGGTGCTGCGCCCATCATCGCCCAGGCCGCCCGCGAATTGGGCGTGCTGACCGTCGGCGTCGTCACCAAGCCGTTCCAGTTTGAAGGCGGCAAGCGCATGGCGCAGGCCGATGAGGGCATCGAAGCCCTGCAAAAGGTCGTCGATACGCTGATCATCATTCCCAACCAGAACCTGTTTCGGATGGCGACGGAAAACACCACCTTCACCGAAGCATTCGCGCTGGCCGATGATGTTCTTTACCAAGGCGTCAAGGGTGTGACCGATCTGATGGTTCGCCCCGGCCTGATCAACCTTGATTTCGCCGATGTTCGCGCCGTGATGGACGAGATGGGCAAGGCGATGATGGGCACTGGCGAAGCCGAAGGGCAGGACCGCGCCGTGCAGGCCGCCGAAAAGGCCATCGCCAACCCGCTTCTCGACGAAATCAGCCTCGAAGGCGCGCGCGGCGTGCTCATCAACATCACCGGCGGCTACGATCTGACGCTGTTCGAACTTGACGAAGCCGCCAACAAGATTCGCGAAAAGGTCGATCCCGATGCCAATATCATCGTCGGCTCGACGCTGGATACCGGCATGGAAGGCCGGATGCGCGTATCCGTCGTGGCCACAGGAATCGATGCTGTGACCAGCCAGACAGCCATGCCCGTGCCGCGCCGCACGATGGCGCAGCCGCTGGCACAGCATGTCGCCGCCGAAGACCATGTTGAAACACCTGCGCCAGCGCCTGTCGCTGCCCGGGTTGAAGAAGGCGCCGCCGAGGCACCCGCGCAAGACCTGTTTGATGACGAGCAATACACCGCCGCCGAACAGGCCGAGGACATCTTTGAACCCGTGCAGGAAGAGGTCGCTGCCGATGACGGTCTGCCTGAACCCGCCTATCAGCCCCGCCCCGAACCCAGCTTCGAGGCCGAGCCTGAAACCTTTGTCGCGCCCCGCGCGCCTGCCGCTGGCACACCCTCGCCCGAGACAATGGCCCGCCTGAAGGCCGCGGCCGAACAGCGCCAAGCGCCCCGTCCCGCGCATGCAGCACCTGCCGCCGCAGCACCGTTGGACGCCGAGGAAAAGCCGCGTTTCGGGATCAATTCGCTGATCAATCGCATGACCGGCCACGCCGCTGAACAGCAGGCCGAGGCCCGCCCGCAGCCGCAAGTCACGGCCCTGCGCGAGGAGCCAGCCGCTGACCCGGAACAGGAACGGATCGAAATTCCCGCCTTCCTGCGCCGTCAGGCGAACTAA
- a CDS encoding cell division protein FtsQ/DivIB has translation MRALKPGLRRDPAPSRWGYRYQRLMLTPLFRRMIKVGLPVGVVVFALGFWVIHENNRAIIAEKYAQVVDSIQQRPEFMVQMMAVDGADDALARQVREVLPIEFPISSFDLDLEEMRETVEALNAVAETALRVRPGGILQVDIVQRIPVAVWRQSEGLRLIDVDGQIVGPLYFRADRADLPLIAGDGAREQLAEGLQLYRAAGPLAPRMRAVMRMGERRWDIVLDRDQRILLPTDDPVRAFERVVALSQAQDMLERDVAIVDMRNPDRPTVRLNEPAVTEMRRINMTDGE, from the coding sequence ATGCGCGCGCTGAAACCCGGCCTTCGCCGCGATCCCGCCCCTTCGCGCTGGGGCTATCGTTATCAGCGCCTGATGCTGACACCGCTGTTCCGGCGCATGATCAAGGTCGGCCTGCCGGTCGGGGTCGTGGTGTTCGCGCTTGGGTTCTGGGTCATTCACGAAAACAATCGCGCAATCATTGCCGAAAAATACGCGCAGGTTGTGGACAGCATTCAACAACGTCCTGAATTCATGGTGCAGATGATGGCCGTGGACGGGGCGGATGATGCACTTGCCCGGCAAGTCCGCGAAGTCTTGCCGATCGAATTTCCGATTTCTTCCTTTGATCTGGACCTCGAAGAGATGCGCGAGACCGTCGAAGCGCTCAACGCCGTCGCCGAGACCGCGCTACGGGTGCGCCCGGGCGGGATTTTGCAGGTGGATATCGTGCAGCGAATCCCGGTTGCCGTCTGGCGCCAGTCCGAGGGGCTGCGCCTGATTGACGTCGATGGGCAGATCGTCGGGCCGCTGTATTTCCGCGCCGATCGCGCCGATCTGCCGCTGATCGCCGGTGACGGCGCGCGCGAACAACTGGCCGAGGGTTTGCAGCTTTATCGCGCCGCTGGTCCGCTTGCGCCGCGGATGCGGGCCGTGATGCGGATGGGCGAGCGGCGCTGGGACATCGTGCTGGACCGTGATCAGCGCATACTTTTGCCCACGGATGACCCTGTGCGCGCCTTTGAACGGGTCGTGGCGCTGTCACAGGCCCAGGACATGCTGGAACGGGACGTTGCCATTGTGGATATGCGCAACCCGGATCGTCCGACCGTGCGCTTGAATGAACCGGCGGTGACAGAAATGCGCCGCATTAATATGACCGATGGGGAATGA